In the genome of Chloroflexota bacterium, the window GTTTATCGAGACGGCTGAGGAATCTAATAACCCGCCGGTCGAGGTCAGTGATGCTTTCGCCCTCGGGAAAACAAAAAGAGGGGTCCCGGGTCGGCCAGGCCTTGACCAGTTCCGGATAGCGTTGACCAATTTCACTGAAGGACAGCCCTTCCACCTTGCCAAAATTTATCTCCAGCAGTTCCGGGCAGGTTTTAACATCCAGCCGGTGATAAGAGGCAATGATTTCGGCGGTGGCCGAAGCCCGGCTCAGTTGGCTCGCATAAATGGCATCGATTTTTACCTTGGCAAGGCGGTCAGCAAGTCGCTCGGCCTGCCATATCCCCTCGGCACTCAACTCAACATCGGTCTGCCCCCAGAACCTTTCTGCGCTGTTGCCTTTGGTATTGCCATGTCTTGCCAGAAGCAATCTAGACAATGACGACCTCCTCAACAGGGAGCACCAGGTTCATTTCTCGCTTCAGAGCGAATACCTCCGAGAATAAGCGTATCCAGTTATGCA includes:
- the cobC gene encoding alpha-ribazole phosphatase; the encoded protein is MSRLLLARHGNTKGNSAERFWGQTDVELSAEGIWQAERLADRLAKVKIDAIYASQLSRASATAEIIASYHRLDVKTCPELLEINFGKVEGLSFSEIGQRYPELVKAWPTRDPSFCFPEGESITDLDRRVIRFLSRLDKHVTEDTVLVVAHSGVLRLLLCHLLKIDICHWRQLRTDLASLSIVETHSHGATLNLLNDTSHLH